From Vibrio artabrorum, a single genomic window includes:
- the mltG gene encoding endolytic transglycosylase MltG — MIKKLFIFIFLCLIAAGAAGYYVYNQAQDNLKQIIQLEEPQVVTVASGSSFNRVLAQLIHEGLFEASPYEKLIRKLHPELVDVKAGTFLLEPGITLEQALRVLVKGKEHQFTITFVEGSRFKEWLAQMKDNEFIKQTLNGVSEKEIAQKLGIENEKLEGLFLAETYHYTYGTTDLDLLKRAHRDLMNVVNKTWENRADKHTLKTPYEALILASIIEKETAVASERERVSSVFVNRLNKRMRLQTDPTVIYGMGDSYKGNIRKQDLRTPTPYNTYTIRGLPPTPIAMAGRASIHAALNPEKSNYLYFVASGTGGHVFSKSLAEHNRAVRAYLKQLRKNK; from the coding sequence GTGATCAAAAAGTTATTCATTTTCATTTTCTTGTGCCTAATCGCAGCCGGTGCTGCTGGTTATTATGTTTACAATCAAGCACAAGATAATCTGAAACAAATTATTCAATTAGAAGAGCCACAAGTCGTGACGGTTGCTTCCGGTAGTAGCTTTAATCGTGTTCTCGCGCAGTTAATTCATGAGGGCCTGTTTGAGGCTTCTCCTTACGAGAAACTTATTCGCAAATTGCACCCAGAGCTTGTAGACGTAAAAGCGGGTACATTTCTGCTTGAACCGGGTATAACCTTAGAACAAGCATTACGTGTGCTCGTGAAAGGAAAAGAACATCAATTTACTATTACGTTTGTTGAAGGCAGTCGATTCAAAGAGTGGCTCGCGCAGATGAAAGATAACGAATTCATCAAACAAACGCTAAACGGTGTCTCGGAAAAAGAGATTGCTCAAAAACTTGGTATTGAAAATGAAAAGCTAGAAGGTCTTTTCTTAGCTGAAACGTATCACTATACCTACGGCACAACGGATTTAGATTTACTGAAACGCGCACATCGAGACCTCATGAATGTGGTCAATAAAACGTGGGAAAATAGAGCGGATAAGCACACACTTAAAACACCTTATGAAGCTCTTATTCTTGCGTCTATCATCGAAAAAGAAACGGCAGTGGCTTCAGAGCGTGAGCGGGTTTCATCAGTCTTCGTTAATCGTTTGAATAAGCGGATGCGTCTGCAAACTGACCCGACGGTTATTTATGGTATGGGCGACAGTTACAAAGGCAATATTCGAAAGCAAGATCTACGCACACCAACGCCTTATAACACATACACGATACGTGGTTTACCACCCACGCCTATTGCTATGGCTGGTAGAGCCTCTATTCATGCGGCGTTGAATCCGGAAAAGAGTAACTACTTGTATTTCGTTGCGAGTGGGACCGGTGGTCACGTATTTTCAAAGAGTTTGGCAGAGCACAATCGTGCAGTACGGGCTTATTTAAAACAATTAAGAAAAAACAAATAA
- the rpmF gene encoding 50S ribosomal protein L32, with product MAVQKSKKSRSMRGMRRSHDALTTAALSVDATSGETHLRHNVTAEGFYRGKKVINK from the coding sequence ATGGCCGTACAAAAGAGCAAGAAATCACGTTCAATGCGTGGCATGCGTCGTTCACACGATGCGCTAACTACAGCTGCACTTTCTGTAGACGCAACTTCAGGTGAAACTCACCTACGTCACAACGTGACTGCCGAAGGTTTCTACCGCGGCAAAAAGGTTATCAACAAGTAA
- the acpP gene encoding acyl carrier protein: MSNLEERVKKIIVEQLGVDEAEVKNEASFVDDLGADSLDTVELVMALEEEFDTEIPDDEAEKITTVQAAIDYVTSAQ, from the coding sequence ATGAGCAACCTCGAAGAACGCGTAAAGAAAATCATTGTTGAACAGCTAGGTGTAGATGAAGCTGAAGTTAAAAACGAAGCTTCTTTCGTTGATGACCTAGGTGCAGATTCTCTAGACACTGTTGAGCTAGTAATGGCTCTGGAAGAAGAATTCGACACTGAAATCCCAGACGACGAAGCTGAGAAAATTACTACTGTTCAAGCAGCTATCGATTACGTAACTAGCGCTCAGTAA
- the fabF gene encoding beta-ketoacyl-ACP synthase II: MSKRRVVVTGMGLLSPVGNTVESSWKALLAGQSGIVNIDHFDTTNFSTRFAGLVKNFNCEEYMTKKDARKMDLFIQYGVAAGIQALDDSSLTITEENAPRVGVAIGSGIGGLGLIEAGHQALTEKGPRKISPFFVPSTIVNMIAGHMSIMRGLRGPNIAISTACTTGLHNIGHAARMIAYGDADAMLAGGAEKASTPLGMGGFGAAKALSTRNDEPQKASRPWDKGRDGFVLGDGAGMMVLEEYEHAKARGAKIYCELVGFGMSGDAYHMTSPSEDGSGGALAMEAAMRDAGITGEQIGYVNAHGTSTPAGDVAEIKGIKRALGEAGSKQVLVSSTKSMTGHLLGAAGSAEAIITAMSLVDQIVPPTINLDDPEEGLDIDLVPHTAREVSNMEYAACNSFGFGGTNGCLIFKKI, encoded by the coding sequence GTGTCCAAGCGTCGTGTAGTTGTCACTGGCATGGGTTTGTTGTCACCGGTAGGCAACACTGTAGAATCTTCTTGGAAAGCCCTGCTAGCTGGTCAAAGTGGTATCGTGAATATCGACCATTTTGATACAACCAATTTCTCAACTCGTTTTGCAGGTTTAGTTAAAAACTTTAACTGCGAAGAGTATATGACTAAAAAAGATGCTCGTAAGATGGATTTATTCATCCAGTACGGCGTCGCAGCAGGTATTCAAGCTTTAGATGATTCATCCCTAACTATTACTGAAGAAAACGCTCCACGTGTGGGTGTTGCTATCGGTTCTGGTATCGGTGGTCTTGGTTTGATCGAAGCCGGTCACCAAGCTCTAACTGAAAAAGGTCCTCGTAAGATCAGCCCGTTCTTTGTACCGTCAACGATCGTGAATATGATTGCGGGTCACATGTCGATTATGCGTGGTCTGCGCGGTCCAAACATCGCTATTTCTACGGCATGTACGACTGGCCTGCATAACATTGGTCACGCGGCTCGTATGATTGCGTATGGCGATGCTGACGCAATGCTAGCAGGTGGTGCTGAAAAAGCCTCCACACCACTAGGTATGGGCGGTTTTGGTGCAGCTAAAGCTCTGTCTACTCGTAACGATGAGCCTCAAAAAGCTTCTCGTCCATGGGACAAAGGTCGTGATGGCTTTGTTCTTGGTGATGGCGCTGGCATGATGGTTCTTGAAGAGTATGAACATGCGAAAGCTCGTGGCGCTAAGATTTACTGTGAGCTTGTTGGCTTCGGTATGTCGGGTGACGCTTACCACATGACTTCTCCAAGTGAAGATGGTTCTGGTGGTGCGCTAGCCATGGAAGCGGCGATGCGTGATGCAGGCATTACTGGTGAACAAATCGGTTATGTAAATGCACACGGTACTTCGACTCCTGCGGGTGATGTCGCGGAAATTAAGGGCATTAAGCGTGCTCTTGGCGAAGCCGGCAGCAAGCAAGTATTGGTTTCTTCTACGAAATCTATGACTGGTCACCTTCTAGGTGCTGCAGGTTCTGCTGAAGCTATCATTACGGCAATGTCTCTGGTTGACCAAATTGTTCCACCAACAATCAACCTCGATGACCCAGAAGAAGGCTTAGATATTGACTTAGTACCTCACACTGCGCGTGAAGTGAGCAACATGGAATATGCTGCATGTAACTCATTCGGTTTCGGTGGTACAAACGGCTGTTTGATCTTCAAAAAGATTTAA
- the fabD gene encoding ACP S-malonyltransferase translates to MSKFAIVFPGQGSQAIGMLADLGEQYDVVKQTFAEASEALGYDLWALVQDGPVENLNETFRTQPALLTASVAIWRVWQELGLEQPANLAGHSLGEYSALVCAGVIDFKEAIKLVELRGQLMQEAVPAGVGAMYAIIGLDDEAIAKACEEAAQDEVVSPVNFNSPGQVVIAGNKAAVERAGALCKEAGAKRALPLPVSVPSHCALMKPAADKLAVALEALEFNTPALPVINNVDVIAETDPAKIKDALVRQLYSPVRWTEGVLAMNEQGVEKLLELGPGKVLTGLTKRIVKTMTAAAVNDTASLDAAK, encoded by the coding sequence ATGAGCAAATTTGCTATCGTATTCCCAGGCCAAGGCTCTCAAGCTATTGGTATGCTTGCTGACCTAGGCGAACAGTATGATGTTGTGAAACAGACATTTGCTGAAGCTTCAGAAGCTCTAGGTTACGATCTATGGGCATTGGTTCAAGATGGTCCAGTAGAAAATCTAAATGAAACTTTCCGTACACAACCGGCTCTATTAACAGCGTCTGTCGCAATCTGGCGAGTATGGCAAGAGCTTGGTCTAGAGCAACCGGCAAACCTAGCTGGCCACAGCCTAGGCGAATATTCTGCCCTCGTGTGTGCGGGTGTTATCGACTTTAAAGAAGCGATCAAGCTGGTTGAGCTACGTGGTCAATTGATGCAAGAAGCCGTTCCGGCTGGCGTTGGTGCCATGTACGCAATCATCGGTCTCGATGATGAAGCGATCGCTAAAGCGTGTGAAGAAGCAGCGCAAGACGAAGTGGTGTCTCCCGTGAACTTTAACTCTCCTGGCCAAGTTGTTATCGCCGGTAACAAAGCGGCAGTAGAGCGTGCTGGTGCACTATGTAAAGAAGCGGGGGCTAAGCGTGCGCTTCCTTTACCTGTATCTGTGCCATCTCACTGTGCCTTGATGAAGCCTGCAGCAGACAAGCTAGCGGTTGCTCTAGAAGCGCTAGAGTTCAACACGCCAGCACTGCCTGTTATTAATAACGTTGATGTTATTGCTGAAACAGACCCTGCAAAAATCAAAGATGCTCTGGTTCGTCAGCTGTACAGCCCGGTTCGTTGGACTGAAGGTGTCCTCGCAATGAATGAGCAAGGCGTTGAGAAGTTACTAGAATTAGGTCCAGGTAAAGTGCTTACTGGTCTAACAAAACGAATTGTAAAAACGATGACAGCTGCTGCAGTTAATGATACTGCATCACTAGACGCTGCTAAGTAA
- the pabC gene encoding aminodeoxychorismate lyase: MFWVNGESQQTVDILDRSFQYGDGCFTTMLVRGGQIQYFRDHQHRVDEALIALRISGLDWDTINVWLDSALQYIQHNHSHHPNTTQNEKAGIKLHVSRGAGGRGYSTKNIAKPTITISTFEFPNHYSEWHDSGIELGICQQALGLSPLLAGHKHNNRLEQILMKDEMDQAGETDGVVLDISGNVIETTMANLFWRKGQTIHTPQLTQSGVAGVMRKQVLTALNQAELSVTIGDYSLSQLMQADEVFITNSILGVAPVTRISNTQFTIGSVTRSLQGQLNS; the protein is encoded by the coding sequence ATGTTTTGGGTTAATGGTGAAAGCCAGCAAACAGTCGACATATTGGATCGTTCGTTTCAGTACGGAGACGGCTGTTTTACGACAATGCTTGTTCGAGGTGGTCAAATTCAGTATTTTCGCGATCATCAGCATCGCGTCGATGAAGCTCTAATAGCATTGCGTATTTCTGGTCTTGATTGGGATACGATTAATGTCTGGCTCGATAGTGCACTTCAATATATCCAACACAATCATTCCCATCATCCAAACACGACTCAAAATGAAAAAGCAGGGATAAAGCTTCACGTTAGCCGAGGTGCTGGTGGTCGGGGTTATAGTACGAAGAATATCGCTAAGCCTACGATAACCATTAGCACGTTTGAATTCCCTAACCATTATTCAGAGTGGCATGACTCTGGTATCGAACTCGGCATCTGCCAACAAGCGCTGGGCTTGAGTCCGTTGCTTGCTGGCCATAAGCATAATAATCGCCTTGAGCAGATCTTGATGAAAGATGAAATGGACCAAGCTGGTGAAACGGATGGTGTTGTGCTTGATATTTCAGGTAACGTGATTGAAACCACTATGGCTAATTTGTTTTGGCGAAAGGGGCAGACTATTCACACCCCACAACTGACACAAAGTGGCGTTGCTGGGGTGATGCGTAAGCAAGTGTTAACCGCACTGAATCAAGCTGAACTTTCCGTTACTATTGGTGATTACAGCTTATCTCAACTCATGCAAGCTGATGAAGTTTTCATTACCAACTCGATTTTAGGGGTTGCCCCAGTTACCCGTATTAGTAACACCCAATTTACCATTGGATCCGTTACTCGAAGCCTTCAAGGACAATTAAACTCGTGA
- the plsX gene encoding phosphate acyltransferase PlsX, whose protein sequence is MQNITVALDAMGGDFGPRVTVPAAVQALSYFPELKVILIGDRNAITSQLSSLGRMPDSRLSIQHCDRIIANSEKPSLALRNSQGSSMRVAIDLVAESQADACVSGGNTGALMALSRFRLKLLPGIDRPALVSALPTASGNRTWMLDLGANVSSDADSLFQFAVMGSALAEQHLSRVPRVAILNIGAEEIKGNDLVKRCAEMLSNTQSVNFIGYIEGNQLLQDAADVVVCDGFVGNICLKTCEGTAQLFIDKLKTRMMASTIKGWIARKLFSELFIELKTLNPDQYNGASLLGLRGIVIKSHGSADVSAVVNAIGEAVHEVKRQVPIRISDRLEAVLLERHY, encoded by the coding sequence TTGCAAAATATAACCGTTGCGCTTGATGCAATGGGCGGGGACTTCGGTCCTCGTGTAACAGTGCCTGCCGCCGTGCAGGCACTGTCGTATTTCCCAGAGCTAAAAGTCATTCTCATAGGTGATCGAAATGCGATCACATCTCAATTATCTTCATTAGGCCGAATGCCTGATTCTCGTTTGAGTATCCAGCATTGTGACCGAATTATTGCCAATTCTGAAAAACCATCATTAGCACTACGTAATAGTCAAGGAAGCTCTATGCGTGTCGCGATCGATCTGGTTGCCGAGTCACAGGCTGATGCTTGCGTGAGTGGTGGTAATACCGGTGCACTGATGGCTTTATCTCGCTTCCGACTTAAACTCCTTCCCGGTATTGATAGGCCAGCATTGGTTTCTGCGCTACCGACGGCCTCCGGTAATCGGACTTGGATGCTTGACTTAGGAGCGAACGTTTCTAGTGATGCGGATTCATTGTTTCAGTTTGCTGTGATGGGTAGTGCATTGGCAGAGCAGCATTTAAGCCGCGTACCACGCGTTGCTATTTTGAACATTGGTGCGGAAGAAATTAAAGGCAATGACCTTGTAAAACGCTGTGCTGAAATGTTGTCTAATACTCAATCCGTAAACTTCATCGGCTATATTGAAGGTAATCAATTACTTCAAGATGCTGCTGATGTGGTTGTATGTGATGGTTTTGTGGGCAATATCTGCTTAAAAACGTGCGAAGGTACGGCTCAGCTCTTTATTGATAAGTTAAAAACGCGCATGATGGCTTCAACAATAAAGGGTTGGATTGCCAGAAAGTTGTTTTCTGAGCTATTTATTGAATTAAAAACCTTGAACCCCGACCAGTATAACGGCGCAAGTTTGTTAGGATTGCGCGGCATTGTCATTAAAAGTCATGGAAGTGCTGATGTGTCTGCAGTTGTCAACGCGATTGGTGAAGCAGTACACGAGGTCAAACGACAAGTCCCTATCCGCATTAGCGATCGTTTGGAAGCGGTTTTACTCGAGAGGCATTATTAG
- the tmk gene encoding dTMP kinase: MNQSKFIVVEGLEGAGKSTAINAIVETLKAAGVEDIVNTREPGGTVLAEKMRSLVKEEHEGEKLQDMTELLLMYAARVQLVENVIKPALESGQWVLGDRHDMSSQAYQGGGRQIDRSTMESLKATTLGDFKPDLTLYLDLDPRVGLERARGRGELDRIERMDISFFDRTRERYLEIAGQDSTVLVINAQQEIEQVAADIKQALTTWLNKQ, from the coding sequence ATGAATCAGTCGAAATTTATCGTTGTTGAAGGCCTTGAAGGTGCAGGGAAAAGCACAGCAATCAATGCCATTGTTGAGACATTAAAAGCAGCGGGTGTTGAAGATATCGTTAATACTCGTGAGCCCGGTGGTACTGTCTTGGCGGAAAAAATGCGTTCATTGGTCAAAGAAGAGCACGAAGGCGAAAAGCTTCAAGACATGACTGAGCTACTGCTGATGTATGCAGCACGAGTTCAATTGGTAGAGAATGTCATTAAGCCGGCTTTAGAGAGTGGTCAGTGGGTCTTAGGTGACCGCCACGATATGTCTTCTCAGGCGTATCAAGGCGGCGGCCGTCAGATCGATCGCTCTACAATGGAATCTCTTAAAGCGACGACACTAGGCGATTTTAAGCCCGATCTCACTCTATACTTGGACTTAGACCCTAGAGTTGGATTAGAGCGTGCTCGAGGTCGTGGTGAGCTCGATAGAATAGAAAGGATGGATATCTCATTCTTCGATCGTACACGTGAGCGTTATCTTGAAATTGCAGGACAAGATTCAACGGTTCTTGTGATTAACGCACAACAAGAGATAGAGCAAGTGGCTGCTGATATTAAACAAGCGCTGACGACTTGGCTCAACAAACAGTAG
- a CDS encoding beta-ketoacyl-ACP synthase III has product MYSKILGTGSYLPSQVRTNADLEKMVETSDEWIVARTGIKERRISAENETVADMAFYAAENAIEMAGIDKEDIDLIIVATTSSSHTFPSSACQVQGKLGIKGCPAFDLAAACSGFVYALSVADQHIKTGMCKNVLVIGADALSKTCDPTDRSTIILFGDAAGAVVVGASEEPGILSTHIYSDGKYGELLSLEVPERGGDADKWLHMAGNEVFKVAVTQLSKLVKDTLAANNMDKSELDWLVPHQANYRIISATAKKLAMSLDQVVITLDKHGNTSAATVPTALDEAVRDGRIQRGQTLLLEAFGGGFTWGSALVKF; this is encoded by the coding sequence ATGTATAGCAAAATTTTAGGTACTGGCAGCTACTTGCCATCTCAGGTGCGTACTAACGCAGACTTAGAGAAAATGGTAGAGACTAGCGATGAGTGGATCGTTGCTAGAACGGGTATTAAAGAACGTCGTATTTCAGCAGAAAATGAAACGGTTGCTGATATGGCGTTTTACGCGGCTGAAAATGCCATTGAAATGGCCGGTATCGACAAAGAAGATATTGATCTGATCATTGTTGCAACAACCAGCAGTAGCCATACATTCCCGTCTTCAGCCTGTCAGGTGCAAGGTAAACTCGGTATAAAAGGTTGCCCTGCGTTTGATCTGGCGGCAGCTTGCTCAGGCTTTGTCTATGCATTGTCTGTTGCTGATCAACACATTAAGACTGGCATGTGTAAGAACGTTTTGGTAATTGGTGCTGATGCACTGTCAAAAACCTGTGATCCGACTGACCGCTCTACTATCATCCTATTTGGTGATGCAGCAGGCGCGGTGGTTGTAGGCGCAAGCGAAGAGCCAGGTATTTTGTCTACTCATATATACTCTGACGGTAAATACGGTGAGCTTCTAAGCTTAGAAGTTCCAGAGCGTGGCGGAGATGCAGATAAATGGTTGCACATGGCGGGCAACGAAGTATTTAAAGTGGCGGTGACTCAGCTTTCTAAACTCGTTAAAGACACATTGGCAGCGAATAATATGGATAAGTCTGAGCTTGATTGGTTAGTGCCACACCAAGCGAACTACCGTATTATCTCTGCAACGGCTAAAAAGCTGGCAATGTCGCTTGATCAAGTGGTCATTACCCTGGATAAACACGGTAATACATCGGCAGCTACCGTACCTACTGCACTTGATGAGGCAGTCCGCGATGGGCGAATTCAACGTGGTCAAACGCTTCTACTGGAAGCCTTTGGCGGCGGCTTCACTTGGGGTTCTGCGTTAGTTAAATTCTAA
- a CDS encoding DNA polymerase III subunit delta' — translation MAEVYSWLTPIWSEWKKSLDAGRFPNSVIVNAPEGLGVDALISQLTAALMCTNYESESCGFCHSCELMKSGSHPDFHVLSPEKEGKSITVDQVRASNRWAQQSSQLGGLRVILLDPAEAMNESASNALLKTLEEPASHCIFILSTRNSHRLMPTILSRCQQFKVVSPQLDLGSAWLDKEVGKAIPPFILALNDNAPLKAKVMFEQGGVDGSTKVLDGFLNVIKGTQLDMMQFSTELSKDPLTQLGWLWHLLSDVQKLHFGLVNRAITPSAEALSEVMSYQSAYVASKKLLILIEQLKQHPGLNTELLIINWLIAACEETCS, via the coding sequence ATGGCTGAAGTGTATTCTTGGCTCACGCCGATATGGAGTGAGTGGAAAAAAAGTCTTGATGCTGGGCGTTTTCCTAATTCTGTGATTGTTAATGCGCCGGAAGGGCTTGGTGTTGATGCACTGATTAGTCAACTTACCGCTGCATTAATGTGCACGAACTATGAAAGTGAATCATGTGGATTTTGTCACAGTTGCGAATTGATGAAATCAGGCAGTCATCCTGATTTTCATGTACTTTCACCCGAGAAAGAAGGTAAGTCGATTACGGTCGATCAAGTGCGTGCTAGCAACCGCTGGGCTCAACAGTCGTCTCAGTTAGGTGGCTTACGTGTTATTTTGCTTGATCCTGCTGAAGCGATGAATGAATCGGCATCGAATGCGCTTTTGAAAACACTGGAAGAGCCGGCGAGTCACTGTATCTTTATTCTTTCGACGCGTAATAGCCATCGCTTAATGCCCACGATCCTTAGCCGCTGTCAGCAATTTAAAGTGGTCAGTCCGCAGTTAGATTTGGGTTCTGCATGGTTAGATAAAGAAGTGGGTAAAGCGATTCCGCCGTTTATTTTAGCTCTCAATGACAACGCGCCTTTGAAAGCCAAAGTTATGTTTGAACAAGGCGGTGTTGATGGCTCAACTAAAGTGCTCGATGGCTTTTTGAATGTTATCAAAGGCACTCAACTGGATATGATGCAATTCTCTACTGAGCTGAGTAAAGACCCTTTGACTCAACTTGGTTGGTTGTGGCATTTGCTCTCTGATGTGCAGAAGTTGCATTTTGGTTTGGTTAATCGTGCTATCACACCAAGTGCGGAAGCGCTCTCTGAAGTAATGTCTTATCAAAGTGCTTATGTAGCCTCGAAAAAATTGCTGATATTGATTGAGCAGTTAAAACAACACCCAGGGCTCAATACGGAGCTACTCATAATAAATTGGCTGATTGCTGCTTGCGAGGAAACATGTTCGTAG
- the yceD gene encoding 23S rRNA accumulation protein YceD translates to MQKEKIPRTVDPARTAQKRLDMDGIIQVSLLKRLNEATEGVKRDAQVSMSFGLDEQRLVVISGKANVEVDLECQRCNEVFAHECDVQFTYTPVYSEKSEEEAPEEYDLVDLNEYGELDLIQLVEDEFILGLPQIAMHDDATCSVNSNNLVFGELPEEIEEDKKPNPFDVLKSLKK, encoded by the coding sequence ATGCAAAAGGAAAAAATACCGCGTACAGTTGATCCGGCAAGAACCGCTCAAAAACGACTTGATATGGATGGTATCATTCAGGTCAGTCTTTTAAAGCGTTTAAACGAAGCAACTGAAGGCGTAAAACGTGATGCGCAAGTTTCAATGTCATTTGGGCTTGATGAACAACGATTAGTCGTTATCTCTGGTAAAGCTAACGTCGAAGTCGATTTAGAGTGTCAACGTTGTAATGAGGTTTTCGCACATGAGTGCGATGTCCAATTTACTTATACTCCTGTTTACAGCGAGAAAAGTGAAGAAGAAGCACCGGAAGAGTACGATTTGGTAGATCTTAACGAGTACGGTGAGTTAGACCTAATTCAACTAGTTGAAGACGAGTTCATCCTTGGATTGCCACAAATAGCAATGCACGACGATGCGACATGTAGCGTTAACTCAAATAACTTGGTGTTTGGTGAACTTCCTGAAGAAATTGAGGAAGACAAAAAGCCGAATCCATTTGATGTTTTAAAAAGCTTAAAGAAGTAA
- the fabG gene encoding 3-oxoacyl-ACP reductase FabG has protein sequence MNLEGKVALVTGASRGIGRAIAELLVERGAKVIGTATSEGGAAAISEYLGENGKGLALNVTDVDSIAATLKTINDEFGAIDILVNNAGITRDNLLMRMKDDEWNDIIDTNLTPIYRMSKAVLRGMMKKRQGRIVNVGSVVGTMGNAGQANYAAAKAGVIGFTKSMAREVASRGITVNTVAPGFIETDMTKALNDEQRAATLANVPAGRLGDPREIAEAVVFLASPAAAYITGETLHVNGGMYMV, from the coding sequence ATGAATTTAGAAGGTAAAGTTGCACTAGTTACAGGCGCAAGCCGTGGTATCGGTCGTGCAATCGCTGAACTTTTAGTTGAGCGTGGTGCTAAAGTTATCGGTACGGCTACTTCTGAAGGCGGCGCTGCTGCAATCAGCGAGTATCTTGGCGAGAATGGTAAAGGTCTTGCTCTAAATGTCACTGATGTTGACTCGATTGCTGCTACACTGAAAACCATCAACGATGAATTTGGTGCGATTGACATTCTAGTTAACAATGCAGGCATCACTCGTGATAACCTACTTATGCGTATGAAAGACGACGAGTGGAATGACATCATCGATACTAACCTAACGCCTATTTACCGCATGTCTAAAGCGGTATTGCGTGGCATGATGAAGAAACGTCAAGGTCGTATCGTCAACGTTGGTTCTGTTGTTGGTACCATGGGTAATGCGGGTCAAGCTAACTATGCAGCGGCAAAAGCTGGTGTAATTGGCTTTACGAAATCGATGGCTCGTGAAGTTGCTTCTCGTGGCATTACAGTTAATACTGTGGCACCTGGTTTCATTGAAACAGACATGACGAAAGCGTTAAATGATGAGCAACGTGCAGCAACTTTGGCGAATGTACCAGCAGGTCGACTAGGTGACCCTCGCGAAATCGCTGAAGCTGTGGTATTTTTGGCGTCACCTGCGGCAGCTTATATCACAGGTGAAACACTTCACGTCAATGGCGGTATGTACATGGTGTAA